AAGCGTTCCTGGCCGGGCGTGCCGAAGAGATAGAGGACATGACGCTCGTCGAGAGTTATCCGGCCGAAGTCCATGGCGACTGTCGTCGAGGTCTTCAGCTCGACGCCTGTCAGGTCGTCCGTCTCGGCCCCGACCTGGGTCAGCAGTTCCTCGGTGCTCAGCGGCGCGATCTCGCTCACCGCTCCCACGAATGTCGTCTTGCCCACCCCGAAACCACCGGCCACCAGGACCTTGAGCGCGGTGGGGAACGGGGTGGGGAAGGAGTCACAGCTGTCGTCGTAGGCCATCGAGTACTGCCTCCAGAAGGGAACAGTCGCTGGGATTGTCGAAGTTGTGGGGTGGCCGGACCGTGACCGCGCCGCTGTCCATCAGGTCGGACAGCAGGATCTTCGTGACGACGGCGGGCAGCCGCAGATGCCCGGCGATCTCCGCCACGGACGTCGGCCCGTGGCAGAGGGCGAGCGCTTCGCCGTGCTCGGGGCCGAGATACGTCTGGCCGGTGGCTCCCGTGGCCATGACCAGCGACATCAGATCCAGCTCCGCCGTCGGGCGGGTCCGGCCGCCGCTGACCGTGTACGGGCGGATGAGCCGGCCCGCCGCGTCGTCCAGCCACGGCCCGTCCGTCGGGACCGTCACGGTCACTGACCCGTGACGCTCGATGAGGTGCCGGCCGCCTGCCTGACCGGCGTCGCCAGATACGGCCTGACGCTCTTGACCAGCATCGCCATCTCGTAGCCGAGGACGGCGGCGTCCGCCTCGCGTCCGGCGAGTACGGCCAGACAGGTGCCGGACCCGGCCGTCGAGACGAAGAGCAGCGTGGAGTCCAGTTCCACCACCACCTGGCGCACCTCGCTGCTGTCCCCGAAGCGCGCGCCGGCGCTACGGCCGAGCGAGTAGAGACCTGACGCGAGAGCGGCCATGTGGTCGGCGCTGTCGGGGTCGAGGCCGTGGACCGATCTGACGAGTCCGTCGGAGGAGAGGAGTACCGCGCTACGGGTGTGAGGCACCCGCTGGACCAGGCCGCTGAGCAGCCAGTCGAGGTCGGAGACGTGGCCTGTCGGCGCATCGCTCGCCATGGTGATCTACTCCTTGGGGGGGTTGTCCCGGTCTCCGCGTCGCGGAGCCGGCAGTTCCGTCGCGGGGGCGAGCCCGGGGCCGGGCCCGTGGTCCCTGGCGGGCTGGGCCTCGGCGAGGCCGATGCCGCGCTGGAAGGCGGCCATCAGACCGGGATCGTGGAGCGCCTGTTCGTCGTCGCCGGGCGGGGCGGGCGCGTCCCGCAACTGGGGGACCAGATGCTCCTGGCTGCGGCGCCTGGGCAGTTGGGGCCGGTCCATGGTGCCGCGCACGGCGCCGGGTACGGAGGGGCCGTCCGTCACCGGCAGGAACTCGGGCCGGGGCGGGGGCCGGAACCGGTCCTCCGGCGGGAACGAGTCCTTCGGCCGGAAGGAGTCCTCCGGCAGAAACGACTCTTCCGGTCGCGGGTGCTGATCCGGCTCGGGGGGCCGGGGCCGCGCGGTCGGGCCCGTCGGCGTATCGGCGGACGTGGCGCGCGCGGCGCGCTCACCTCGTACGGGCAGCGGCCGTCGCACCGGGGTCCGCCGGTGCGACGGGCGCTGCCGGGTCTCCGTCGCGGGGCTCTCCGCGCTCACGGGGCCGGGCCCCGCCTCGTACACCTGCACGGGTACGGACGGTGGGGCGGGTAGGGGCGGTGGCGCGGGCGCTGGGGCCGTCTCCCGCACCGGAGCGGGGGTGGGCGCGTGCCCTTTCGTGTGCACGGGCAGGGGCGCGGTCGGGGACCCGGCCATGGGCGTGCCCGGTGCCCGGCCGCCGGCCTGCCCCGATCCATCGCCGTCACCGTCGATGCCCAACAACGCCTGCGGCAGCACGAGTACGGCCTGGATCCCGCCGTAGATGTTGGCGTGCAGCCGGACGGCGATGCCGTGCCGCCGGGCGAGGGCCGACACCACGAACAGCCCGATCCGTCCGTCCTGGAGGAGATGGGCCACATTGACCTGGTCGGGGTCGGCGAGCAGGGCGTTCATCCGCTTCTGCTCGTCGGGGGGCATGCCGAGCCCCCGGTCCTCGACCTCGATGGCTAGTCCGGCGGTGACCTGCTGCGCGCGCAGCAGGACCTGGGTGTGCGGCGCGGAGAACAGCGTCGCGTTCTCGACGAGTTCGGCCAGCAGGTGGACGACGTCGGCGACGGCGTGGCCGCGGAGGGTGCCGTTGACGGGCGGCACGAGTTTGACCCGCGGATACTGCTCGACCTCCGCGACGGCCGAGCGCAGCACCTCGGTCAGCGTGACCGGCCGGCTCCACTGGCGGCGCGAGATGGCACCGCCGAGTACGGCGAGGTTCTCGGCGTGCCTGCGGATGCGGGTGGCGAGATGGTCGACCTGGAAGAGACCTTTCAGCAGATCCGGGTCCTCGACCTTGTTCTCCAGCTCGTCCAGGAGCTGGATCTCCCGGTGCACGAGCGACTGGAGGCGGCGGGCGAGGTTGACGAAGACCTCGACCTTCTGTTCGTTGCCGACGCTGCTCGACAGCCGGGACGCCTGGACGACGGCGGCGATCGCGTGCTCCTGGGACCGTCCCAGCTCCTGTGCGAGCAGGTCCAGTTCGTCGCCGCCGGGTGCCTTCGCCGGGGGCGGTCGCCGTGGTGGCGGGCCCTCGCCGCGGCGCAGCTGTTCCACCACCGCGCGCAGGTCGGCCCGGGCGCGGGCGCTCGACCGGCGCAGCGCGTCGGAGCGGTGGTGCACGGATCTGGCCGCACGGTCGGCGCCGACGGCGGCGGCCGTTGCCGCGAGGACGCCGGCCAGCACCGTACCGACGACGGCGGCCCAGATCTCGGGGGTCGGCGCCATCCCGCCGGAGCGGACGGTGACGAGCACGGCGAGAAGGCCGCTGAGCGTGGCTATGACGGTCGGCAGCACGGCGGCGCGCAGGAGTTGGGGGCGAATACCCGCTTCGGGCGGCGCGGTCGCGGAGGGCTCGGGTGCGGCCCGGCCCTTGGCCGACGGTGCCTTGGCCTGCGGCGTACGGCTGCCCGGCCTGCCGTGCCGGCCGCCTTCTCTGCGGTCGGGTCGCGCGGCGGGTGCGCGAAGTTGAGACATCAGCGTCCTCGGTACGTGGGGCCCCAGGCATTCGGTGTTCTGCGGCGGTGTGTTGCGTGCGTTCTGTGGCGTGTGGTGCGGCTGTGCGGTGCGCGATCGTCGGCGTGACGGCGGGCGGACATGCGAAAGAAGCCCAGCGTTGATCACCGAGCACACACGGTAGTTGGCGAATAGTCAGTTTCGGCGGGCAGTTGACGAACTTGCCCACAGAGCATCCCGCTCTGGTATGAGCTATCGCACAACAGTCCGAAACAGTGCAATCACACCGAGGGCCGGAGCGGTTGCCCACGTCTCCGGCCCTCGTTCACCCAGTCCTACGCCCCGCACAGCGCTCTCCGCCGGGCTACCCGTCGGCGAGAATCACCGAACGGGTGAGGTGGCGCGGCCGGTCGGGGTCCAGACCCCGCGCGTCGGCGAGCGCGAGGGCGAGGCGCTGGATCCGTACGAGCTCGGCCAGCGGGTCGAGTTCACCGGCCACCCACAGTCCGCCGGTCGCGCCGACCTGTTCGGCGAGGCCGTCGGGCGCGGGGCCGAGCAGCCAGGTCGCGGTGCCCTTGGTGGTGATGCTGATGGGGCCGTGCCGGTACTCCATCGCGGGGTAGGACTCCGTCCAGGCGAGCGCCGCCTCCCGCATCTTGAGCGCGCCCTCGTTGGCGAGTCCGACGGTCCAGCCCTGCCCTAGGAACGTGAACTGCGAGCAGTCGGTGGCCCCTTCGGGCAGCGGCTCCGACACGGCGCGCTCCCCGTCCGCGACCACCGATTCGGTGTGCAGGCCGAGGTGCGCGCGGAGCAGGGTGAGGGCCGTGGTGGCGAACCGGGTCTGCACGACGGACTGTTCGTCGGCGAAGTCGAGGACGACCAGGTCGTCGGCGGCCGAGCGGATCGGTGTCTCGGGGTCGGCCGTGATCGCGGTCGTACGGGCGGCGGTGCCGCGTGCGGCCGCCAGCAGTTGAAGGACCTCGGTGGTGGTTCCGGACCGGGTCAGCGCCACGACGCGGTCGTACCGGCGGCCGGCCGGGAACTCCGACGCGGCGAAGGCGTCGGTCTCCCCCTGGCCCGCGCCCTCCCTGAGCGCCGCGTATGCCTGGGCCATGTAGTACGAGGTGCCGCAGCCGACGACCGCGGTGCGCTCACCGGCTTCGGGGAGCCTTCCCGAGCCGCGCAGGCCGTCGCCCAGCTCCGCCGCCCGGCTCCAGCTCGCGGGCTGACTGGCCAGTTCCGTCTGGACAAAGGTCACGTCGGCTCTCCACTCTCGATCACTCTGGCGAAATGCTTGTTCATGCATGCTAGAGGAGCGTTTCGAGCATCTTCAAGCAAAGTTCCTGGGGCTTTGACGGCACTCGGGGTGCTTGAACGACACAGGCGCCCCCGAACTGGCGAAGCTGTTCGGGGGCGCCGGTGTGACGGTCGTCCAGGTCCGAGGTCGGTCCGCGCCCCTCATGAGGCGCGCGGCACCGGCCGTTCTACGGCGCGCTCTGCGCGGAGGGCGCCGACCCGGCGGACCCCGCGGCCGTGCCGGGACCGGTCTCCGTCCTGGCGGTCGCGCCGCCCGCGCCCGTGGCCCGGTCCGGCGCGGCGGAGTCCGGACCCGGCGCGGAGGCCGCGGTCGCCGTGACCGCGGCGGGGGCCACGGCTGTGGCTGCGGCCGAAACCGGAGCCTTGTCCCCGGCAGGGACCGCCTCCGGCCAGCCGCCGGCCGGCGGGACGGCGACCGAGCGCCACCACGGGGCGCCCGGGATGCTGTCGGTCAGCGTCGGCTCGTAGGACTCGCCCGGACGCGGCAGCGCGATCCGTACACCCGCCTCCGCCGCGGCGGTGACCGTGCCCTCGCCGGGCTCGGCCCACGGATGCGGGGCCAGGTTGAAGGTGCCCCAGTGGATCGGGAGCATGACGCCGGACGGCTCGCCCTGCTGGAGGTCGAGGTGTGCGCGCAGCCCCTCGGCGGGGGTCATGTGGATGTCCGGCCAGTATTCGCTGTAGGCGCCGATCTGGATCATCGTGGCGTCGAAGGGGCCGTGCGCGGCGCCGATGTCGCGGAAGCCGGAGAAGTAGCCGGTGTCGCCGCTGTGGTAGATGCGGTGCTCAGGTCCCGCGACGGCCCAGGAGGCCCAGAGGGTGTGCTGCTGGTTGCGCAGGCCGCGGCCGCAGAAGTGCCGCGCGGGGGTCGCGGTGAAGGAGATGCCCGCCACCTCGGCGGTCTCGTTCCAGTCCAGCTCGCGCAGGCGCGACGCGGGCACGCCCCAGTGCTCCAGGTGGGCGCCGACGCCCAGCGGCACGGCGAAGACGGTGTTCGTGGAGGCGAGCCCCTTGATCGTCGGCAGATCGAGGTGGTCGTAGTGGTCGTGCGAGATGACGACGACGTCGACCGGCCCGAGTGCGGCGAGCGAGACGGGTACGGGGTGCAGCCGCTTCGGTCCGGCGAAGGAGAAGGGGGAGCAGCGCTCGCCCCAGACCGGATCGAAGAGCACGCGCCGGCCGTCGATCTCGGCGAGGACGCTGGAGTGGCCCATCCAGGTCAGCCGCAGCCCGGAGGCGGGCGGTACGGCGAGGTCGGCGAGGGTGTCCTGGTGAACCGGGATGGCGGAGGCGGGCGCGCGCCGGGCCCGCGCCTCCTTACGGAGGTAGACCTTCGACAGCTCCACCATGGAGCCGGACGGTCTGGTTCTGGCGGTGCCCTCTGGGTTCTGGAAGACACCGTCGGCGAAGTTCGGAGAGCGGTGGATCCGCTCCAGGCGTTCGCCGGCCGAGTCGGCCCCGAAGGCCTCGGACCGCATTGAGCGCAGCCGGGAGCGGAGTGAGGGTGGGGAGCCGGCGCCGTTCACTGCATCTCCTGAAGGTTCGGTTCATCCCATTATGGGCGGTTTATCGGACCGGGGTGCCACGCCGGTTGTGCCGTCCGGGGCACGCTGATGCAACGTCCGGACGATCTCGCGGATTCCCCCGCGCGATCACCGACCGATGGAATCCGGCCACCCGATCGCCGCCCGGTGGGCACTCGGCAGGCGCCCGGCAGGCGCTTGGCAGGCGGGTGGGGAGCAACCCCCGGCCCGCCCGCCGGGCGCCCGCGATCTTTTTGACAGCCGCGCACCCCGCTCCCGATACTGACTTTCCATTCAGTTGCAGCACTCCCCCATGGTCTGCCGTCGTGCCTGGAGGCACCAATGTCCCCTCTGATATCGCTGACCTGGAGCGACGACGT
This window of the Streptomyces niveus genome carries:
- a CDS encoding DUF742 domain-containing protein, with product MTVPTDGPWLDDAAGRLIRPYTVSGGRTRPTAELDLMSLVMATGATGQTYLGPEHGEALALCHGPTSVAEIAGHLRLPAVVTKILLSDLMDSGAVTVRPPHNFDNPSDCSLLEAVLDGLRRQL
- a CDS encoding roadblock/LC7 domain-containing protein, which encodes MASDAPTGHVSDLDWLLSGLVQRVPHTRSAVLLSSDGLVRSVHGLDPDSADHMAALASGLYSLGRSAGARFGDSSEVRQVVVELDSTLLFVSTAGSGTCLAVLAGREADAAVLGYEMAMLVKSVRPYLATPVRQAAGTSSSVTGQ
- a CDS encoding ATP-binding protein, with amino-acid sequence MSQLRAPAARPDRREGGRHGRPGSRTPQAKAPSAKGRAAPEPSATAPPEAGIRPQLLRAAVLPTVIATLSGLLAVLVTVRSGGMAPTPEIWAAVVGTVLAGVLAATAAAVGADRAARSVHHRSDALRRSSARARADLRAVVEQLRRGEGPPPRRPPPAKAPGGDELDLLAQELGRSQEHAIAAVVQASRLSSSVGNEQKVEVFVNLARRLQSLVHREIQLLDELENKVEDPDLLKGLFQVDHLATRIRRHAENLAVLGGAISRRQWSRPVTLTEVLRSAVAEVEQYPRVKLVPPVNGTLRGHAVADVVHLLAELVENATLFSAPHTQVLLRAQQVTAGLAIEVEDRGLGMPPDEQKRMNALLADPDQVNVAHLLQDGRIGLFVVSALARRHGIAVRLHANIYGGIQAVLVLPQALLGIDGDGDGSGQAGGRAPGTPMAGSPTAPLPVHTKGHAPTPAPVRETAPAPAPPPLPAPPSVPVQVYEAGPGPVSAESPATETRQRPSHRRTPVRRPLPVRGERAARATSADTPTGPTARPRPPEPDQHPRPEESFLPEDSFRPKDSFPPEDRFRPPPRPEFLPVTDGPSVPGAVRGTMDRPQLPRRRSQEHLVPQLRDAPAPPGDDEQALHDPGLMAAFQRGIGLAEAQPARDHGPGPGLAPATELPAPRRGDRDNPPKE
- a CDS encoding SIS domain-containing protein, which translates into the protein MTFVQTELASQPASWSRAAELGDGLRGSGRLPEAGERTAVVGCGTSYYMAQAYAALREGAGQGETDAFAASEFPAGRRYDRVVALTRSGTTTEVLQLLAAARGTAARTTAITADPETPIRSAADDLVVLDFADEQSVVQTRFATTALTLLRAHLGLHTESVVADGERAVSEPLPEGATDCSQFTFLGQGWTVGLANEGALKMREAALAWTESYPAMEYRHGPISITTKGTATWLLGPAPDGLAEQVGATGGLWVAGELDPLAELVRIQRLALALADARGLDPDRPRHLTRSVILADG
- a CDS encoding MBL fold metallo-hydrolase — protein: MRSEAFGADSAGERLERIHRSPNFADGVFQNPEGTARTRPSGSMVELSKVYLRKEARARRAPASAIPVHQDTLADLAVPPASGLRLTWMGHSSVLAEIDGRRVLFDPVWGERCSPFSFAGPKRLHPVPVSLAALGPVDVVVISHDHYDHLDLPTIKGLASTNTVFAVPLGVGAHLEHWGVPASRLRELDWNETAEVAGISFTATPARHFCGRGLRNQQHTLWASWAVAGPEHRIYHSGDTGYFSGFRDIGAAHGPFDATMIQIGAYSEYWPDIHMTPAEGLRAHLDLQQGEPSGVMLPIHWGTFNLAPHPWAEPGEGTVTAAAEAGVRIALPRPGESYEPTLTDSIPGAPWWRSVAVPPAGGWPEAVPAGDKAPVSAAATAVAPAAVTATAASAPGPDSAAPDRATGAGGATARTETGPGTAAGSAGSAPSAQSAP